A stretch of Lysinibacillus agricola DNA encodes these proteins:
- a CDS encoding YhgE/Pip domain-containing protein has protein sequence MKHTIRNVFQIYKSDIHNILTNWVVAVIIGGLIFLPSLYAWLNIYASMDPYAHTANMKIAIVNEDTGTNVRGEDINVGNEVVDNLGANQNFTWEFTSHEKAIDYLKNGDYFAVIVVPSDFSQKLTSILSNQPTKAHIDYYVNEKINPIAPKITSKGASVLTQQVSSEFISTVNGTLFSIFNTIGVEMEREIPDFRKFENYIFTIEQHLPDIETFLAKTAKDGKEAETLLNHTITQIPEVEKLTNDGLTTIQKGLTLINEADTLFNQLSPIIKKDLTAVQNITQRFTELLGKLQNANVDTATIAQTKDTIKKQLDASREKVNNSIQTLEALQNLTQADASSRKQLENKLQTILTALQQSNAEDVKTLLSNKKILEQLEAIRGDLQANPSLTDYSLSSLTALNQLNTLLTDVSTKVQQLNNMDSETIKKDLADVQSVAQNASNNLNQFLTHYNDNLEPQIHTTLSSAKNTLTNASSMLTNVKNFLPQATDRLTNAKNTLATANKTLNTVQSDFPTLSTKIKDLADKLRTLESEADISEIVQLLKNDVNAERDFFEEPIKLEEHRMFPIANYGTGMTPFYTVLSIWVGCLLLISLLSVDIHDNNQYSIRQIYFGRLLTFATFSFIQTLIITIGDIVLLDGSISAPYYFIPFGLFISLVFITVVYTLVSVFGNVGKALAIVMLVLQIAGSGGTYPVELLPKFFQIINPFLPFTYAIEMMREAVGGIIWTKVWGDLAFLSCFWLIFILFGFFLKKLLSEKMELLMNKTRGLDIFH, from the coding sequence ATGAAACACACTATCCGAAATGTTTTTCAAATTTATAAAAGTGATATCCATAATATTTTAACAAACTGGGTAGTTGCTGTCATTATTGGTGGGCTAATTTTTCTACCTTCTCTTTATGCGTGGCTCAATATTTATGCCTCTATGGATCCCTATGCCCACACAGCCAACATGAAAATTGCTATTGTCAATGAAGACACAGGAACGAATGTCAGGGGTGAGGATATAAATGTTGGTAACGAGGTAGTAGACAATTTAGGTGCCAATCAAAACTTTACTTGGGAATTTACATCTCATGAAAAAGCGATTGATTATTTAAAAAACGGTGACTATTTTGCGGTTATTGTTGTCCCTAGTGATTTTTCTCAAAAACTAACCTCCATACTGTCAAATCAGCCTACTAAAGCGCATATCGATTATTATGTAAATGAAAAAATAAATCCAATTGCACCCAAAATTACAAGTAAAGGTGCTAGTGTTTTGACTCAGCAAGTTTCTAGTGAATTTATCTCAACTGTCAATGGAACACTTTTCTCTATTTTTAATACGATCGGTGTTGAGATGGAACGAGAAATTCCAGACTTTAGGAAGTTTGAAAATTATATTTTTACGATTGAACAGCATCTTCCGGATATCGAAACATTTTTAGCGAAAACTGCTAAAGATGGGAAAGAAGCCGAGACATTACTGAACCATACAATTACCCAAATTCCTGAGGTTGAAAAATTAACAAATGATGGTCTAACCACTATTCAGAAAGGTTTAACATTGATTAATGAAGCAGATACATTGTTCAACCAACTATCCCCTATCATTAAAAAGGATTTAACAGCTGTACAAAATATTACTCAACGATTTACAGAGCTATTAGGGAAGCTACAAAATGCTAATGTGGATACAGCTACCATTGCTCAAACAAAGGATACGATTAAGAAACAGCTGGATGCATCTCGCGAGAAAGTAAATAATAGCATCCAAACACTTGAAGCACTACAAAACTTAACACAAGCTGATGCTTCGTCTCGTAAACAGCTAGAAAACAAGCTGCAAACTATCCTGACGGCGCTACAACAAAGCAATGCTGAAGATGTTAAGACTTTGCTAAGTAATAAGAAAATTCTTGAACAACTTGAAGCAATACGTGGAGATTTACAAGCAAATCCTAGTTTAACTGATTATTCTTTAAGCTCGCTAACAGCATTAAATCAGCTAAATACTTTGCTAACTGACGTCTCAACTAAAGTACAGCAGTTAAATAACATGGATAGTGAAACGATAAAAAAAGATCTCGCTGATGTTCAAAGTGTTGCACAAAATGCTTCTAACAATCTGAATCAATTCCTTACTCATTATAACGATAATCTAGAACCACAAATTCATACGACCTTGTCTTCTGCCAAAAATACATTAACAAATGCATCATCTATGTTAACGAATGTGAAAAATTTTCTTCCTCAAGCAACAGATCGTTTAACAAATGCCAAAAATACGTTAGCAACAGCTAATAAGACACTTAATACAGTACAATCAGATTTCCCTACCCTAAGTACAAAAATTAAGGATCTTGCAGATAAGCTGAGAACATTAGAAAGTGAAGCAGATATTTCCGAAATCGTTCAATTATTGAAAAATGACGTTAATGCTGAGCGAGATTTCTTTGAGGAGCCTATTAAGCTTGAAGAACATAGAATGTTTCCGATTGCTAATTATGGAACAGGGATGACACCGTTTTACACTGTGCTTTCCATATGGGTTGGTTGTTTATTATTAATTTCACTTTTATCTGTAGATATTCACGATAATAATCAATACAGCATTCGCCAAATATACTTTGGACGTTTATTAACATTTGCAACTTTTTCATTTATACAAACACTCATTATTACAATAGGAGATATTGTTCTTTTAGATGGATCAATTAGTGCTCCTTATTACTTTATACCATTTGGGCTATTTATTAGCCTAGTGTTTATTACGGTTGTCTATACACTGGTATCGGTGTTTGGAAATGTTGGGAAAGCCTTAGCCATTGTCATGTTAGTGCTACAAATTGCAGGTTCTGGTGGCACATACCCGGTAGAATTACTACCTAAGTTCTTCCAAATAATAAATCCATTTTTACCTTTTACTTATGCAATTGAAATGATGCGAGAGGCAGTTGGTGGTATTATTTGGACAAAGGTTTGGGGTGATCTCGCCTTTTTATCTTGCTTCTGGCTCATTTTTATTCTATTTGGTTTCTTCTTGAAAAAATTACTAAGTGAGAAAATGGAACTTTTAATGAACAAAACGCGTGGATTAGATATATTTCATTGA
- the cyoE gene encoding heme o synthase codes for MEQNLKTEHNPQSSEKSLGKSSRSTILAQTIKTGIIKSNLIPMWAGLTLGMYKNKMSFVENIPEIIFATIGSALVIGAAGAFNNVYDRDIDALMPRTQSRPTVTGEMSAKFTLTLAFAMLVIGVAVLALASPLAAAFGFLGLFLYVVPYTMWTKRRTIYNTEIGSIGGAIPPLIGWAAVSSDITHPAILGLFFVLVIWQMPHFYAIAIRKHADYEAAKVPMLPVVKGMRRTYYQTNFYLILLILSSFLFGTLSVGIMLVALLLSIAWLVMSIYGYHSNKDQTKWATKMFVFSLIHMTILFSTVIVYSLVGVIFKLY; via the coding sequence ATGGAACAAAATCTAAAAACGGAGCATAATCCTCAATCTTCCGAAAAATCATTAGGAAAGTCCTCACGCTCTACTATTTTAGCGCAGACTATAAAAACAGGAATTATTAAATCAAATTTAATTCCTATGTGGGCTGGTTTAACTTTAGGGATGTACAAAAATAAAATGTCCTTTGTAGAGAATATACCTGAAATCATTTTTGCAACGATTGGTTCTGCACTTGTTATCGGTGCTGCTGGGGCATTTAATAATGTGTATGATCGAGACATTGACGCTCTTATGCCTCGTACGCAAAGTCGACCAACCGTAACTGGTGAAATGTCAGCGAAATTCACGTTGACTTTAGCTTTTGCCATGCTCGTTATCGGAGTAGCTGTGCTGGCGCTTGCTTCACCATTAGCTGCGGCATTTGGCTTCCTAGGATTATTTTTATATGTAGTACCCTATACAATGTGGACAAAACGACGCACAATTTATAATACAGAAATCGGTAGTATAGGAGGAGCAATACCACCTTTAATTGGTTGGGCTGCGGTTTCTTCTGATATTACACACCCTGCGATACTTGGGCTATTTTTTGTTTTAGTCATTTGGCAAATGCCTCATTTTTATGCCATTGCCATCCGTAAGCATGCCGATTATGAAGCGGCCAAAGTTCCAATGCTTCCAGTTGTAAAAGGGATGCGCCGTACTTATTATCAAACGAACTTTTATTTAATCTTATTGATATTATCAAGCTTCTTATTTGGCACTTTAAGTGTTGGCATTATGCTTGTTGCGCTATTGCTAAGTATTGCATGGCTTGTTATGAGTATTTACGGTTATCATAGTAATAAAGATCAAACAAAGTGGGCGACAAAAATGTTTGTTTTCTCACTTATCCATATGACAATTTTATTTTCAACAGTCATTGTGTACTCTTTAGTAGGCGTTATTTTTAAATTATATTAA
- a CDS encoding O-linked GlcNAc transferase, translated as MTMDDYFYNGELMKCYEMAKQVTDEKEKALADKYIKLLEEYDFSSYPKPRLSVESQHTERADESYPESDAVVEIRAIKDEEEFSKRIKELEDIAKTGTPNEKAQSFFTQGELFLFAHHYNESVHCFKQAVKENPNKALYWGITGQTMHRFGWMPFDALGYLEQAIYLDAKNARWKWNKALVLIQLAKDLQMAPFMANAAITLEEALAVCGEHQRSLKEAIQNTIDNMDSYVFS; from the coding sequence ATGACTATGGATGATTATTTTTATAACGGAGAGTTAATGAAATGCTATGAGATGGCTAAGCAAGTTACAGATGAAAAAGAGAAAGCGTTAGCTGATAAATATATTAAATTATTGGAAGAGTATGATTTTTCTAGCTATCCAAAGCCTAGGCTGTCTGTGGAAAGTCAGCATACAGAACGAGCAGATGAAAGCTATCCTGAATCAGATGCCGTCGTCGAAATTCGTGCGATAAAAGATGAAGAAGAGTTTTCTAAGCGTATTAAAGAACTAGAGGATATAGCGAAAACAGGTACGCCAAATGAAAAGGCACAATCATTTTTTACACAGGGTGAATTGTTTTTGTTTGCACATCATTACAATGAGAGTGTCCATTGTTTTAAACAAGCAGTAAAAGAAAACCCAAATAAAGCTTTATATTGGGGGATCACAGGTCAAACGATGCATCGCTTTGGGTGGATGCCATTCGATGCCCTTGGCTATTTGGAGCAAGCTATTTATTTAGATGCAAAAAATGCACGATGGAAATGGAATAAAGCGCTTGTCCTTATTCAATTAGCGAAGGATTTACAGATGGCACCGTTTATGGCAAATGCAGCGATAACATTAGAGGAGGCGCTGGCTGTTTGTGGCGAGCATCAGCGATCATTAAAAGAGGCTATCCAAAATACAATAGATAATATGGATAGCTATGTATTTTCATAG
- a CDS encoding alpha/beta hydrolase, with the protein MNTPFTFKHTQPTNMDPNKKYPAIFLLHGMGSNEEDLPQLVQDFKEQCHVFSLRGPITQKPGYAFFTIQEVGKPDREIFDKVLVALQRFVLEAIDEYQIDPHKVYVLGFSQGAVLAQSLAFAMGNLITGIVALSGYTPKFVTEEYAIRSVNHLHAFISHGEYDYVIPSQWGAESKEMFEQFGATVTFKQYPDGHGVTPENLRDLTAFLAQELQDNIQ; encoded by the coding sequence ATGAATACACCATTTACATTTAAACATACACAACCAACGAATATGGATCCAAATAAAAAATATCCAGCGATCTTTTTATTGCATGGAATGGGTAGTAATGAAGAGGATTTACCACAATTAGTGCAGGATTTTAAAGAGCAATGCCATGTGTTTAGCTTACGTGGACCCATTACACAAAAGCCTGGTTATGCTTTTTTCACCATCCAAGAGGTCGGTAAACCAGACCGTGAAATTTTTGACAAAGTGTTAGTTGCATTACAACGATTTGTGCTAGAGGCAATTGACGAATATCAAATTGATCCACATAAAGTGTACGTGCTTGGATTTAGCCAAGGGGCTGTTTTGGCACAATCACTTGCCTTTGCAATGGGGAATTTAATTACAGGAATAGTGGCATTAAGCGGCTACACACCAAAATTCGTGACAGAGGAATATGCAATTCGCTCAGTCAATCATTTGCATGCATTTATTTCTCATGGTGAATATGATTATGTTATCCCTTCGCAATGGGGTGCTGAAAGTAAAGAAATGTTTGAGCAATTTGGTGCTACTGTGACATTTAAACAGTATCCAGATGGTCACGGTGTTACACCAGAAAATTTACGTGATTTAACTGCATTTTTAGCACAGGAATTACAAGATAATATTCAATGA
- a CDS encoding thioredoxin family protein has product MKKLLIIGSVIVLLFAAIIVLTNVSNKSKLASANNPYGDKELKQETIDQLDDKNYQNIMLPDELEKKLEAGEDVNAYFFSPTCVHCQAFTPKLMPIADELGVDIAQLNVYEYNDLWDKYKINATPTFIRFEGGKEVTRFEGALAEKDLRAFLNTIVLKK; this is encoded by the coding sequence GTGAAAAAACTACTAATTATTGGCTCAGTTATTGTTTTGCTATTTGCAGCAATTATTGTGCTAACAAATGTATCGAACAAAAGTAAGTTAGCAAGTGCAAATAATCCTTATGGCGACAAAGAACTAAAACAAGAAACAATTGATCAATTGGATGACAAAAATTATCAAAACATTATGCTTCCTGATGAGCTCGAAAAAAAATTGGAAGCCGGTGAAGATGTAAATGCTTATTTCTTCAGTCCAACTTGCGTGCACTGCCAAGCTTTTACACCTAAGTTAATGCCAATTGCTGATGAGCTTGGTGTTGATATTGCCCAACTAAATGTTTATGAATACAATGATTTATGGGATAAATACAAAATTAATGCGACACCAACATTTATTCGCTTCGAAGGTGGCAAAGAGGTTACCCGTTTTGAAGGTGCATTAGCAGAAAAAGATTTACGTGCATTTTTAAATACAATAGTATTAAAAAAATAA
- a CDS encoding bifunctional diguanylate cyclase/phosphodiesterase, with translation MMWKFNEDFSFVKQSIQFILLSMILLIVIGLGSDKFYGIFGENNYVTIHLMMEMLITVVTMSISIQAWLITPYILSNRVLYTGALFLTISLLEMAHALSYKGMPFFIIESTPYASTWFYMLSRSLLSIGFLIIFFIREKELKSNYRWFIYSLPFVIIIGCFVVIYAPTPILPPIMIEGEGPTILKNTLQYIAVAMHLFIMVLLLKNFEKAPKTAFLLFGSAIYLIMSDYLFTIYRDVYDIKNFIGHIFQLSAFYLLFRAIYFSSIEKPFQQLVDTQEHLEKSREKMHYMAYHNEITNLPNERFLMESLKRDLYISKSQKAILAIGIERISAIKASLGSTYADQMINLIAQRLKNVLPEEYLLCLLREDYFVVFIDEVNNTDQLTKLSQQLQFVMEESFQIQHFSLNSQLNIGIALFPTDSNREEELVRFALYAMHEAHKIPTRIRFYESSISSGTTERLLLENDLHDALVNQELFLEYQPQLDLQSGQIRSVEALVRWQHPKKGWISPGVFIPIAEESGLIIPIGQWVLETACKQVKGWEAAGLPPIKVAVNLSLGQLFQQNLVEMIHNVLEKTQLDPQYLQLEITESMTINIDHMTTILHQLKVLGVTIAVDDFGTGYSSLSYLKDFPIDCLKIDRSFVQKIQSDSTDKALVDMILSMAKHLRLKVVAEGIEEIDQLSYLVASKCDTVQGFLFSKPIPPNILQENYQMLHKDAKSILDSITAFEV, from the coding sequence ATGATGTGGAAATTTAATGAGGATTTTTCATTTGTGAAGCAGAGCATTCAATTCATCCTATTATCAATGATTTTATTAATCGTAATTGGTTTGGGTAGTGATAAATTTTACGGGATATTTGGAGAGAACAATTATGTAACAATTCATTTAATGATGGAAATGCTTATTACTGTAGTGACAATGTCGATTTCTATTCAGGCATGGTTAATTACGCCCTATATTTTATCTAATAGAGTTCTCTATACAGGGGCTTTATTTTTAACCATTAGCTTATTAGAAATGGCTCATGCACTCTCCTATAAAGGAATGCCATTTTTCATTATTGAGAGTACGCCGTATGCATCAACATGGTTTTACATGCTTAGTCGATCACTATTATCGATTGGTTTTCTCATCATTTTTTTTATAAGGGAAAAGGAACTCAAATCAAATTATCGTTGGTTTATTTATAGTTTGCCGTTTGTAATAATCATAGGTTGTTTTGTCGTCATCTATGCTCCAACGCCTATATTGCCACCAATTATGATAGAAGGTGAAGGCCCTACTATTTTAAAAAATACTTTGCAATATATAGCTGTAGCGATGCATTTGTTTATTATGGTCCTGTTGCTTAAAAATTTTGAAAAAGCACCTAAAACTGCATTTTTATTGTTTGGTAGTGCGATTTATTTAATTATGAGTGATTATCTATTTACCATTTATCGAGATGTCTATGATATTAAAAATTTTATTGGACATATTTTTCAGTTAAGTGCATTTTACCTTTTATTTAGAGCAATTTATTTTTCTTCTATTGAAAAACCTTTTCAGCAGTTAGTTGATACACAAGAGCATTTAGAGAAATCTCGTGAAAAGATGCATTATATGGCATATCATAATGAGATTACGAATTTACCAAATGAACGTTTTTTGATGGAATCATTAAAAAGAGATTTATACATATCGAAATCACAAAAGGCAATTCTTGCTATCGGTATAGAAAGAATTTCGGCTATTAAAGCATCTTTAGGCAGTACATATGCGGACCAAATGATAAATCTAATAGCGCAAAGGCTGAAAAATGTTTTACCAGAGGAGTATCTACTATGCTTACTGAGAGAAGATTATTTCGTCGTTTTTATTGATGAGGTGAATAATACAGATCAACTAACCAAGCTAAGTCAACAGCTTCAATTTGTCATGGAAGAATCATTCCAAATACAACATTTTTCACTTAATAGTCAATTAAATATTGGGATTGCTTTATTTCCAACGGATTCTAATAGGGAAGAGGAACTTGTTAGATTTGCATTATATGCTATGCATGAAGCACATAAAATACCAACGCGTATACGTTTTTATGAGTCTTCAATATCTAGCGGAACGACTGAACGACTTTTATTAGAAAATGATTTACACGATGCATTAGTCAATCAAGAGCTTTTTTTAGAATATCAACCGCAACTTGATTTACAATCGGGCCAAATTAGGTCAGTAGAGGCTTTAGTCAGATGGCAGCATCCAAAAAAGGGTTGGATTTCGCCGGGAGTCTTCATTCCAATTGCTGAGGAATCGGGATTAATTATTCCTATAGGACAATGGGTGCTAGAAACAGCCTGTAAACAAGTAAAGGGTTGGGAAGCTGCAGGATTACCACCGATTAAAGTAGCGGTCAATCTGTCATTAGGCCAACTTTTTCAGCAAAATTTAGTTGAAATGATTCATAATGTTCTTGAGAAAACACAATTAGATCCACAATATTTGCAGCTAGAGATAACAGAAAGTATGACCATCAATATCGATCATATGACAACGATTTTACACCAATTGAAGGTACTTGGGGTTACAATCGCAGTAGATGATTTTGGGACAGGCTATTCGTCATTATCTTATTTAAAGGATTTCCCAATTGATTGTTTAAAAATTGATCGATCTTTTGTTCAAAAAATACAATCGGATTCCACAGACAAGGCATTAGTAGACATGATTCTCTCTATGGCAAAGCATCTACGGTTAAAGGTAGTTGCAGAAGGAATAGAAGAGATAGACCAGTTATCATATCTAGTAGCAAGCAAATGTGACACTGTACAAGGCTTCCTATTCAGTAAACCGATACCTCCAAATATATTACAAGAAAACTATCAAATGCTACATAAGGATGCAAAGAGTATTTTAGATTCAATTACTGCATTTGAAGTATAA
- a CDS encoding PCYCGC motif-containing (lipo)protein translates to MKKLLSIFVLSLLVLSACGVDKQVVEKNPNEGQKEASHEGHAHASGDIQEETTSADVLPSFLDNQTENIRLVYQIAGQSTEILEWMPCYCGCGESAGHKSNLNCFIEEKREDGTIVWDDHGTRCLVCLEIAVQSAKMHKDGMSLKEIRQAIDDTYKEGYAKPTPTDMPA, encoded by the coding sequence TTGAAAAAACTTCTATCTATTTTTGTTTTGTCTTTATTAGTGTTAAGTGCTTGTGGTGTAGATAAACAGGTTGTTGAAAAAAATCCGAATGAAGGACAAAAAGAAGCTTCACATGAAGGACATGCACATGCTTCTGGAGATATTCAGGAGGAAACTACATCTGCTGATGTTCTTCCATCCTTTTTAGATAATCAAACAGAAAATATTCGCTTAGTGTATCAAATTGCTGGTCAATCTACAGAAATTCTTGAGTGGATGCCATGCTATTGTGGATGTGGCGAATCAGCTGGACATAAAAGCAATTTAAACTGCTTTATTGAGGAAAAGCGTGAGGATGGAACCATTGTCTGGGATGATCACGGTACTCGTTGTCTCGTTTGCCTAGAAATCGCTGTACAGTCTGCAAAAATGCATAAAGATGGCATGAGCCTCAAAGAAATTCGTCAAGCAATTGATGACACGTATAAAGAAGGCTACGCAAAACCAACACCGACTGACATGCCTGCTTAA
- a CDS encoding metallophosphoesterase translates to MDRILAISDIHGELELFEGLLLKANYDTMQDQLFLLGDYIDRGHASCGVLNLVGELQAKGARVLLGNHEAIMLKACRSGHPKPWNHWVGLCGGDATLASYGYQLDDFNEAIENDTLPSFIQTLPKLEEHLQLIETFDTYIELEDAIFVHGGVVPGVAMAETDPMQFLWIREEFHAGYQGEKTVIFGHTPTYRLHQNPTDYNVYFGENNIIGIDGGAVFGGQLHALEWPSRQIISVEKEKPTSVDELPPNC, encoded by the coding sequence ATGGATCGAATACTAGCAATTAGTGATATACATGGGGAATTAGAACTTTTTGAAGGATTATTATTAAAAGCTAATTATGATACTATGCAAGATCAGCTATTTTTACTTGGCGATTATATTGATCGAGGGCATGCATCTTGTGGTGTTTTAAACTTGGTCGGAGAATTGCAAGCAAAAGGGGCACGTGTTCTACTAGGAAATCATGAAGCGATTATGCTAAAAGCCTGTCGCTCTGGCCATCCTAAGCCTTGGAATCATTGGGTGGGACTTTGCGGTGGTGATGCAACACTTGCAAGCTATGGCTATCAATTAGACGATTTTAATGAAGCCATTGAAAACGATACATTACCTAGCTTTATTCAGACCTTACCAAAGCTCGAAGAACATTTACAACTTATCGAAACATTTGATACTTACATCGAATTAGAGGATGCCATTTTTGTACATGGCGGGGTCGTTCCTGGAGTAGCTATGGCAGAGACAGATCCTATGCAATTTTTATGGATTCGCGAAGAATTTCATGCAGGTTATCAAGGAGAGAAAACTGTAATCTTTGGACATACACCTACCTACAGGCTTCACCAAAATCCAACAGATTACAATGTCTATTTTGGTGAAAATAATATAATTGGTATTGATGGTGGAGCTGTTTTTGGAGGTCAATTACACGCATTAGAATGGCCAAGTCGTCAAATAATCTCGGTGGAAAAGGAAAAGCCAACAAGTGTAGATGAACTGCCCCCCAATTGTTAG
- the proC gene encoding pyrroline-5-carboxylate reductase, with protein sequence MKYGFIGLGNMTTAIIKGMCKSGDFDPTFIYGYNRTKAKTTKLATSYGIQAASSIEDIMSNCDVIILGVKPQMLPDVLPEVKKHLQDNHVIVSIAAGKNITYFQGNLSEVTPIIRVMPNINALIGASTSCYSVSEQVSDVQLQHVISLFETVGTIIEVPEHLFSIFTTIGGASPAFTYMYIDALARAAVREGMPKSMALDIAANAVLGSAKMILQSQEHPWSLVDQVCSPGGTTIQGVSSLQSNHFETTIHDAVAAVTSKDRNLSK encoded by the coding sequence GTGAAATACGGATTTATCGGCCTTGGAAATATGACTACAGCCATTATTAAAGGAATGTGCAAGAGTGGAGATTTCGATCCCACTTTTATTTATGGCTATAATCGTACCAAAGCAAAAACAACAAAATTAGCAACCTCTTACGGTATTCAAGCCGCAAGCTCTATTGAAGACATTATGTCAAATTGTGACGTCATTATCCTTGGTGTCAAACCCCAAATGCTACCAGATGTTTTACCAGAAGTGAAAAAGCATTTACAAGACAATCATGTTATTGTTTCCATTGCTGCAGGAAAAAATATTACATACTTCCAAGGTAATCTATCTGAAGTTACCCCTATTATTCGTGTAATGCCAAATATTAATGCTCTTATTGGTGCCTCCACAAGCTGCTATTCAGTAAGTGAACAAGTATCAGATGTACAGCTTCAGCATGTCATTTCACTTTTTGAAACAGTTGGCACAATTATCGAGGTGCCTGAACACTTATTTTCCATTTTCACAACAATTGGTGGTGCTTCACCCGCATTTACCTATATGTATATTGACGCTTTAGCACGTGCTGCTGTACGTGAAGGGATGCCAAAAAGCATGGCACTTGATATTGCAGCAAATGCAGTACTCGGCAGTGCAAAAATGATTTTACAATCGCAAGAACATCCATGGTCACTTGTAGATCAAGTATGCTCGCCTGGCGGGACAACAATTCAAGGTGTATCCTCATTACAAAGCAACCATTTTGAAACAACGATTCACGATGCAGTAGCTGCCGTGACTAGCAAAGATCGAAACTTATCAAAATAA